One part of the Enterococcus sp. DIV1094 genome encodes these proteins:
- a CDS encoding LytR/AlgR family response regulator transcription factor, which yields MIPIYICEDDPKQLEMITTVIKNRIIIENLGCYIHFVTSNSQDLLTSVQINTSPFGIYFLDIELKDSELDGIELGKKIRDLDPSGKIIYVTSYTDLSLIILKNNIEPTDYIIKKDSLHLKDNIEHILSKLFKDLQIAPLEKEMFKIEFNDEIKFLPVKDIQYFSTSPGVPHKLEVHLPYSQLQFYGNIKEIEDRNHHFIRCHKSFVVNTQNIQLINKKIREVTLENGDIIPVSIRGLKKLIT from the coding sequence ATGATTCCAATATATATATGTGAAGATGATCCGAAACAACTGGAGATGATAACTACTGTCATAAAGAATCGAATCATAATCGAAAACTTAGGCTGCTATATCCATTTCGTCACTTCAAATTCCCAAGATTTACTCACAAGTGTTCAAATAAATACATCTCCTTTCGGTATTTATTTTTTAGATATCGAATTAAAAGACAGTGAATTGGATGGGATCGAACTCGGTAAAAAAATTCGTGATCTTGATCCATCTGGTAAAATAATTTATGTCACTTCTTATACTGATCTTTCGTTGATTATTTTAAAAAATAATATTGAACCCACTGATTATATTATCAAGAAAGATAGTTTACATTTAAAAGATAATATCGAACATATTTTAAGCAAGCTATTTAAAGATCTTCAAATAGCTCCTTTAGAAAAAGAGATGTTTAAAATCGAATTCAACGATGAAATCAAATTTTTACCTGTTAAAGATATCCAATACTTTTCTACTTCTCCTGGTGTACCTCATAAATTAGAGGTACATCTCCCTTATAGTCAATTACAGTTCTATGGCAACATAAAAGAGATTGAAGATAGAAACCATCACTTTATTCGTTGCCATAAATCATTTGTAGTAAATACCCAGAATATTCAACTGATTAATAAAAAGATACGGGAAGTCACTTTAGAAAACGGGGACATTATTCCAGTATCCATTCGTGGTCTGAAAAAACTAATTACTTGA